In one Armatimonadota bacterium genomic region, the following are encoded:
- a CDS encoding proteasome accessory factor PafA2 family protein, translating into MTLSGIDTEYGFTVEGHGVQSQADDSIALVRALPDGGVPFWDYRDENPRRDMRGFQVDRLAVDQADAQYDVGRARPGGAEERSDRVLAAGSRFYNDHGHPEYATPECWTLQDLINHEQWGDQVALRAAGAYAASIGSKVKLYKNNTDFHGASWGTHESYLVPREIPFNSLAKALIPVLIARQVVSGAGKVGSESRGPVRFQISQRADFFVEAMNVETLSRRPVFNTRDEPHAEFSQWRRVHVICGDSNMHPGCTRRKVGLVKLALQLLIQDAVPNWEIPDPVQGFQLVSRDATGEGRVDLEGRSWTTPRNILESYCLAAQAAGLDDREVANVADETLTLLEARHSDPDSFWPHVDWAAKLWLLEQFAADSGWEESQMQALDLQYHLLDKGEGLYFGLLESGCLQIPEVPSPPPLPAGSRARIRAAAVQKLPDQVESLSWGRIRFKSGEEVLLDPSRWYTASPEDVESVGDLISAAKP; encoded by the coding sequence GTGACCCTCAGCGGTATCGACACCGAGTACGGTTTCACCGTTGAGGGCCACGGCGTCCAATCTCAAGCTGATGACAGCATCGCCCTCGTCCGGGCTCTGCCGGATGGGGGCGTTCCATTTTGGGATTACCGTGACGAAAACCCGAGGCGGGACATGCGGGGGTTCCAGGTGGATCGCCTGGCGGTAGACCAAGCCGATGCGCAATACGATGTTGGGCGGGCGAGGCCCGGCGGTGCCGAAGAGCGGTCTGACCGTGTTTTGGCGGCCGGCTCCCGGTTTTACAACGACCACGGGCATCCTGAATATGCCACACCGGAGTGTTGGACGCTCCAAGATCTCATCAACCACGAGCAATGGGGCGACCAGGTGGCCTTGCGGGCGGCAGGGGCTTACGCCGCCTCCATCGGCTCCAAAGTCAAGCTTTACAAGAACAACACAGATTTCCATGGGGCTTCTTGGGGAACCCACGAAAGCTACTTGGTCCCCCGGGAGATCCCATTCAACAGCCTCGCCAAGGCGTTGATTCCGGTCTTGATCGCTCGGCAAGTTGTGAGCGGGGCCGGCAAGGTCGGCTCTGAATCACGGGGGCCGGTTCGCTTCCAAATCTCGCAACGGGCCGATTTCTTTGTCGAGGCGATGAACGTGGAAACCCTTTCCCGCCGACCGGTGTTCAACACTCGCGACGAACCGCATGCCGAGTTTTCTCAGTGGCGCCGCGTCCACGTGATTTGCGGCGACAGCAACATGCACCCGGGATGCACGCGCCGCAAGGTGGGGCTGGTCAAACTCGCCTTGCAGTTGCTGATCCAGGACGCGGTGCCCAATTGGGAGATCCCCGACCCTGTCCAAGGGTTCCAGTTGGTGAGCCGGGACGCCACGGGGGAAGGGCGAGTGGATTTGGAAGGCCGGAGTTGGACGACTCCCCGCAACATCCTCGAGTCGTATTGCCTGGCGGCTCAGGCGGCTGGATTGGATGATCGCGAGGTGGCCAATGTGGCCGATGAGACTTTGACGTTGCTCGAGGCCCGGCACTCCGACCCCGATTCCTTTTGGCCCCACGTGGATTGGGCCGCCAAATTGTGGCTGCTCGAACAGTTTGCCGCCGATTCTGGGTGGGAGGAATCGCAGATGCAGGCCCTCGATTTGCAATATCACCTACTTGATAAAGGGGAAGGATTGTATTTCGGGCTTTTGGAAAGCGGATGCCTCCAAATCCCCGAAGTGCCATCACCACCCCCGCTTCCCGCGGGTTCTCGGGCGCGGATCAGAGCGGCGGCCGTGCAAAAGCTCCCGGATCAAGTCGAATCGCTCTCTTGGGGCCGGATCAGGTTCAAATCGGGAGAAGAGGTGTTGCTAGACCCTTCGCGGTGGTACACGGCGAGCCCTGAGGACGTAGAATCGGTTGGAGATTTGATTTCTGCCGCAAAGCCATGA
- a CDS encoding ubiquitin-like protein UBact: protein MIHADRQQSPRPSEPERKLGDDSGPSKPDIGRPSVPNELLKRMKNVDPDQAKKYRQRSGE from the coding sequence ATGATCCACGCCGACCGCCAACAATCCCCGCGCCCATCCGAACCCGAACGCAAGCTCGGCGATGACAGTGGGCCCTCCAAGCCGGATATCGGACGTCCCTCGGTGCCGAACGAGCTTCTTAAGCGCATGAAGAACGTTGATCCGGACCAGGCCAAGAAATACCGCCAGCGGTCAGGGGAATGA
- a CDS encoding proteasome subunit alpha — translation MTVLPTRDFAELVGFRPQPVPADHVHGTTVIAIRHKEGVLVVGDRRATMGNLIMYEGAEKIEVLDDSTVVAISGAYARSLEVCRYLRHAFMYYERLNLFEISTEGKLMEISRALANNLEIAMQGGVFLPIAATYDRKADSFGVYFFDTAGARFMGADYAAAGSGSERIRGVFEYVARTKGHWSTRAREDVLVDVLTMLELAADMDSATGGVRRHLPVVAELTRDGVRRYGEDEILAAVQQIPVG, via the coding sequence ATGACGGTTTTGCCAACCCGCGACTTTGCCGAATTGGTGGGGTTCCGTCCCCAGCCGGTTCCTGCCGACCATGTCCACGGGACCACGGTCATTGCCATCCGCCACAAGGAAGGCGTTTTGGTGGTGGGGGATCGCCGGGCCACCATGGGCAACCTCATCATGTATGAGGGTGCAGAAAAGATCGAGGTCCTCGATGATTCGACGGTGGTGGCGATCAGCGGGGCCTATGCGCGTTCGCTGGAAGTCTGCCGGTACCTCCGGCATGCTTTTATGTACTACGAGCGGTTGAACCTGTTCGAGATCTCGACGGAGGGCAAGCTCATGGAGATTTCGCGGGCACTGGCCAACAACCTGGAAATCGCGATGCAGGGCGGGGTGTTTTTGCCGATCGCGGCGACTTATGACCGCAAAGCCGATTCATTCGGGGTCTATTTCTTCGATACGGCGGGGGCACGGTTCATGGGGGCCGATTACGCGGCAGCCGGATCGGGATCAGAGCGGATCCGTGGGGTTTTCGAATATGTGGCGCGGACCAAGGGCCATTGGTCGACCCGGGCTCGGGAAGACGTGTTGGTTGATGTTTTGACGATGTTAGAACTAGCTGCAGACATGGACAGTGCGACCGGCGGGGTTCGGCGGCACCTGCCGGTGGTTGCCGAATTGACCCGGGACGGTGTCCGCCGGTATGGCGAAGACGAAATTTTGGCGGCCGTGCAACAAATCCCGGTCGGTTGA
- a CDS encoding DUF177 domain-containing protein, producing the protein MKRHGLIDLNEAVQNPGKRLAFAVETVLPDEADIDLLEPLSGEIEAVSTGNALLVSAHLKTRAVVECARCGEPLEYSLEFGMEDDFAVEGVPSCYASDGYAEVVSDEADPVFDKNGLIFDKYARQGLILNLPTQPLCSGSWDTPCPNAAPTTRSATGGHPAMQALEQYRSDAD; encoded by the coding sequence ATGAAACGCCACGGGCTGATCGATTTGAACGAGGCGGTTCAAAACCCGGGCAAACGGTTGGCCTTTGCCGTCGAAACGGTCCTCCCGGATGAGGCGGACATCGATCTGTTGGAACCCCTCTCCGGGGAAATCGAGGCCGTAAGCACGGGGAACGCCCTTTTGGTTTCCGCACACCTCAAAACGAGGGCAGTGGTGGAATGCGCCCGGTGTGGCGAGCCGCTGGAATACTCCCTCGAATTCGGCATGGAAGACGACTTCGCCGTGGAAGGTGTCCCCAGCTGCTACGCCTCCGACGGGTACGCCGAAGTGGTGAGCGACGAAGCCGACCCCGTGTTCGATAAAAACGGGCTCATCTTTGATAAATATGCTCGACAGGGCCTAATCCTGAACTTGCCAACTCAGCCCCTTTGCTCGGGGAGTTGGGACACACCTTGCCCCAATGCAGCACCTACCACTCGGAGCGCCACTGGGGGACACCCCGCTATGCAAGCACTCGAACAGTACCGGAGCGATGCGGATTGA
- a CDS encoding riboflavin synthase yields the protein MFTGLVQSRSSVVARNGSRLTVSAPEGVEDWVIGESIAVNGVCLTLTGLSAGMEFDVSGETDSRTTLGRLAPGHPVNIERAMRPVDRFGGHIVQGHVDRVGSVVAITRQKGGWDFEFECGADGDRYLVDKGSVAVDGVSLTVIQPKNGRFRVAVIPHTFAETTLGSLQPGDPVNIEFDALAKHVEKLISAWAR from the coding sequence ATGTTTACAGGCCTCGTCCAATCCCGGTCATCCGTGGTCGCCCGCAACGGATCTCGGTTGACGGTCTCCGCCCCTGAAGGGGTCGAAGATTGGGTGATCGGCGAAAGCATCGCCGTCAACGGTGTTTGCCTGACCTTGACAGGGCTCTCGGCGGGGATGGAATTCGATGTCAGCGGCGAGACCGACTCCCGAACGACGCTCGGCCGCCTTGCGCCCGGGCATCCGGTCAACATCGAACGGGCCATGCGGCCGGTCGACCGGTTCGGGGGGCATATCGTCCAGGGCCACGTTGACCGGGTCGGTTCAGTGGTTGCCATTACCCGGCAGAAGGGCGGTTGGGATTTCGAGTTCGAATGCGGGGCCGATGGCGACCGCTACCTCGTCGACAAGGGATCCGTCGCGGTAGATGGGGTCTCATTAACCGTGATCCAGCCAAAAAACGGCCGGTTCCGGGTGGCGGTGATCCCCCACACCTTTGCCGAGACGACTCTGGGTTCGCTCCAACCTGGCGACCCGGTTAACATCGAATTCGATGCCCTGGCCAAGCATGTCGAAAAATTGATCTCTGCCTGGGCGCGCTGA
- the rpoN gene encoding RNA polymerase factor sigma-54, which yields MNNGLRQNTRAGLGQHQRVDPKVVLGSHMLQLSGQELEQMIQSELMENPALDRLDDFEDVVGIDEILKSVAPQELKPGSSDRELLRSMPNDTPDVDWLDLTVSDDSLWDHLLAQMRVRLEEGHLDLATYFVGSVNDRGYLTCTVEDAALDCGTSLEEAQFVLDALRSCEPAGVGALDLRDCLTLQLREAQTETERLARIILKRNWEQLVARDKKSICKKYNLDPELAEAAFEVITGLNPFPGESFSRQSFANSSKHKTVSAQPDVVITLEEAGYLIEVPGPSPVHLRVNPAYEKRRAELKKKRGLDPAESRHVNEFVDRAQRFLDALTQRRQQLARIGKYLVEHQGGFVRTGEYRFLKPLTRSQVAADLGVHESTVSRATAGKFVQIVNGDTVSFEVFFKPALRVQKMIEEILESENPSSPLSDERIAQMLEEKGVSVARRTVNKYRDRTKLLSSRLRKSG from the coding sequence ATGAACAACGGATTGAGGCAAAATACGCGCGCCGGGCTGGGACAGCACCAGCGCGTTGACCCCAAGGTGGTGCTGGGGAGCCACATGTTGCAGCTCTCGGGCCAAGAGCTGGAGCAAATGATCCAATCCGAGTTGATGGAAAACCCGGCGCTCGACCGGCTCGATGATTTCGAAGACGTGGTCGGGATCGATGAAATCCTGAAATCGGTGGCTCCGCAAGAACTCAAACCGGGGAGCAGCGACCGAGAGTTGTTGCGCAGCATGCCCAACGACACACCGGATGTCGATTGGCTGGATCTGACGGTGAGTGATGATTCGTTGTGGGATCACTTGTTGGCGCAGATGCGGGTCCGCCTGGAAGAAGGGCACCTAGATCTGGCTACTTACTTCGTGGGGTCGGTTAACGACCGGGGATATTTGACCTGCACGGTCGAGGATGCCGCCCTCGATTGCGGGACCAGTTTGGAGGAGGCGCAATTCGTGCTCGACGCGCTCCGTTCCTGCGAACCGGCGGGGGTGGGGGCCTTAGACCTCCGCGACTGCCTGACATTGCAATTGCGCGAGGCCCAAACCGAAACCGAACGTCTGGCTAGGATCATTCTCAAGCGGAATTGGGAGCAACTTGTTGCCCGGGACAAAAAATCGATCTGCAAAAAATACAATTTGGATCCCGAACTCGCCGAAGCGGCGTTCGAGGTCATCACGGGGCTCAACCCGTTCCCCGGCGAGAGTTTTAGCCGGCAATCGTTCGCCAACTCTTCCAAGCACAAAACGGTCTCGGCCCAACCGGATGTGGTGATCACGTTGGAAGAAGCGGGTTACCTGATCGAAGTCCCCGGGCCATCTCCTGTGCACCTCCGGGTGAACCCAGCCTACGAAAAGCGTCGGGCCGAGCTCAAAAAGAAGCGCGGGTTGGATCCCGCCGAAAGCCGACATGTCAACGAATTTGTGGATCGGGCCCAACGGTTTTTAGATGCCCTGACCCAGCGCCGGCAACAGTTGGCTCGGATCGGTAAATACCTGGTTGAGCACCAGGGCGGGTTTGTCCGGACTGGGGAATACCGGTTCTTGAAGCCCCTGACCCGGTCGCAGGTTGCGGCCGACCTGGGCGTGCACGAAAGCACGGTCAGCCGGGCGACCGCCGGCAAATTCGTGCAGATCGTCAACGGCGACACCGTGAGCTTCGAGGTGTTCTTCAAACCGGCTCTCCGGGTTCAAAAAATGATCGAAGAGATCTTGGAAAGCGAGAACCCGTCAAGCCCGCTCAGCGATGAGCGGATTGCCCAGATGCTGGAAGAAAAAGGGGTTTCGGTGGCGCGCCGGACGGTGAACAAGTACCGGGACCGCACCAAACTGCTCAGCAGCCGGTTGCGGAAGTCGGGGTAA
- a CDS encoding HDOD domain-containing protein gives MKRDSATRDKQADSGLRNAVFKSLSHKCVAGAASKLSSIVNNDQISPVLITRLAVTTPEFEANIRTGICSGTYCPEPIDIADLRQAFAMFDQATTWEIVVAAGLETVVRPLLETTDIDIREFMRHAMATSAGCGVVAESLNLPRAMFVASGLFHNIGLAVMAHAHPEKYLSAQLALQGSATTLEDWEYGEFGFTHEDAGAMFLAACTMPDAVWSSAGTHHSPEPTSDLLVASVRVCANVAHQVGCTVGFANACGPIHPSLIPDIGLSEADLGRMAERMGQAALTAANIAA, from the coding sequence ATGAAGAGGGATTCGGCGACAAGGGACAAGCAAGCAGACTCGGGACTGCGCAATGCGGTGTTCAAATCCCTGAGCCATAAATGTGTTGCCGGGGCGGCTTCAAAGCTTTCTTCGATCGTCAACAACGACCAAATCTCACCTGTTCTGATTACGCGGCTGGCCGTGACAACTCCAGAATTCGAGGCGAACATCCGGACGGGCATCTGTTCGGGAACATATTGTCCAGAGCCCATAGACATTGCGGATTTGCGCCAGGCTTTTGCTATGTTCGACCAGGCGACAACGTGGGAGATCGTTGTGGCCGCGGGTTTGGAAACGGTGGTCAGGCCTTTGTTGGAAACGACCGACATTGATATCCGGGAGTTCATGCGGCATGCGATGGCGACTTCGGCGGGTTGTGGAGTGGTGGCCGAATCGCTGAATCTTCCCCGGGCGATGTTCGTTGCTTCGGGTTTGTTCCACAACATCGGTTTGGCCGTCATGGCCCACGCGCACCCGGAAAAGTATTTGTCGGCCCAGTTGGCCCTCCAAGGTTCCGCGACGACGCTGGAAGACTGGGAGTACGGTGAGTTTGGGTTCACGCATGAAGATGCGGGGGCAATGTTCTTGGCAGCGTGCACGATGCCGGACGCCGTCTGGTCCAGCGCGGGGACGCACCATTCGCCAGAGCCGACAAGCGACTTGTTGGTGGCTTCGGTGCGGGTTTGTGCCAACGTTGCCCACCAGGTGGGTTGCACTGTGGGTTTTGCTAATGCCTGCGGTCCAATCCACCCGTCTTTGATCCCCGACATCGGGCTCTCTGAAGCAGACCTTGGCCGGATGGCCGAGCGGATGGGCCAAGCGGCTCTGACGGCGGCAAATATCGCCGCCTAG
- the plsX gene encoding phosphate acyltransferase PlsX, translated as MKIALDAMGGDYAPEPIVAGALTAATQIKGEILLVGIPAEIERYLPAGCPANISVVPATQVIGMDETPTTALRQKKDSSISVCAQMVKDGKAQAMVSAGNTGACTAAALLAWRQIEGIHRPAIATVFPSQTGRFLLLDAGASPDVDPEHIVEFAIMGRAYLEQVLQRQNPTVHLLNIGEEPAKGNAFAKEAHKLLAGQDWFAGNIEGKDIFRKNVDVVVCDAFVGNILLKACEGVAEFIMDEIRNAIPDGPQKLLFLPMRGALRPLRDKMDYAEYGGSPLLGLNGVCIISHGRSNAKAIHNALLNAAKCVESDVVGATRDRVAAQLTGTQFE; from the coding sequence TTGAAAATCGCCCTTGACGCGATGGGAGGGGATTACGCCCCCGAACCGATCGTCGCCGGGGCCCTGACCGCCGCTACGCAAATCAAGGGCGAAATCCTGCTCGTCGGGATCCCTGCCGAAATCGAGCGGTACTTGCCGGCCGGGTGCCCAGCCAACATCTCGGTCGTCCCTGCAACCCAGGTCATTGGCATGGATGAAACGCCGACCACCGCCCTGCGCCAAAAGAAGGACTCTTCCATCAGCGTCTGCGCTCAAATGGTCAAGGATGGAAAGGCGCAAGCGATGGTTTCGGCCGGGAACACGGGTGCCTGCACGGCAGCCGCCCTGCTCGCCTGGCGGCAGATCGAAGGCATCCACCGTCCCGCCATCGCCACGGTTTTCCCTTCCCAAACCGGGCGGTTCCTGCTTTTGGATGCCGGGGCATCGCCCGATGTCGATCCCGAGCACATAGTCGAATTCGCCATCATGGGCCGCGCCTACCTAGAGCAAGTCCTCCAGCGCCAAAACCCCACCGTCCACCTCCTCAATATTGGGGAAGAGCCCGCCAAGGGCAACGCCTTTGCCAAAGAAGCCCACAAGCTGCTGGCCGGGCAGGACTGGTTTGCCGGGAACATCGAAGGCAAAGACATCTTCCGCAAAAATGTGGACGTCGTGGTTTGCGACGCCTTCGTCGGGAACATCCTGCTCAAAGCCTGCGAAGGGGTTGCCGAATTCATCATGGACGAAATCCGCAACGCCATCCCCGATGGGCCGCAAAAGCTGCTGTTTTTGCCCATGCGGGGCGCCCTCCGGCCATTGCGCGACAAAATGGATTACGCGGAATATGGCGGGTCGCCCCTGTTGGGGTTGAACGGGGTGTGTATCATTAGCCACGGACGCAGCAACGCCAAAGCCATCCACAACGCCTTGCTCAATGCGGCCAAGTGTGTGGAATCGGATGTGGTCGGCGCAACTCGGGATAGGGTCGCCGCCCAGCTGACAGGGACACAATTTGAATGA
- the glyS gene encoding glycine--tRNA ligase subunit beta, producing MPDLLFELGCEEMPATAVDRATKDLADLVCARLVESGIEFGAVRHLGTPRRLILGIDGLPDRQPDREEEVRGPRLEAAYGPDGQPAKALEGFCRGQGVEPGSVFRRDGYVWAVKQIPGQSAGSLLSSVLPDAVKSLKFEKTMRWGLEKARFVRPVRWILARLGDGLVDFELFGIQSGLSSRGHRFMGDVWFEPSGWDNHMALLRSHFVEPDPAERRKRIVSEAKSVARGEPDLPEALVQENVQLTEWPTAHEGVFAEEFLELPEPVLVTAMAKHERFFPVRDRGKVTNRFVSIRNNGSESSVRAGNEWVLNARFNDARFFYNEDKKRTMDDFLAMTGRMLFQDGLGTVRQRADRLAKLNQQVDSLFGGDDSDSARLAGLYAKADLSCGLVSELSSLQGVVGGEYAAREGFPELVSLAIGSQYQLPDEFTPSTRPGVSLLVSDQLDKLAGFLGLGMVPKGSSDPFGLRRAASLVIQAVRLSGLLVDLDPLLSLSFETYASQGVQLDEPAARAALADLFDGRYRSLLADVPHDVHDAASAPGSWERLQSPNSYSARVEALAAAKGDPDLVQTFTRPLNILNAERAKGPIEPTALPQDALTGAGRDLLQAVETGGDLRGPIHAFFEATMVNDPDPAIRSRNLSLLLLVEAELLKTGDYTKLVIS from the coding sequence ATGCCGGACCTGTTGTTTGAATTGGGATGTGAGGAGATGCCCGCGACCGCGGTGGACCGCGCAACAAAAGACCTTGCCGACTTGGTTTGTGCCCGGCTCGTTGAATCTGGGATTGAATTCGGGGCGGTCCGCCATCTGGGAACCCCGCGCCGCCTGATCTTGGGCATCGACGGCCTCCCGGACCGGCAGCCAGACCGCGAAGAAGAGGTGCGGGGGCCCCGTCTAGAGGCCGCCTACGGGCCGGATGGACAACCGGCAAAGGCCCTAGAGGGGTTTTGCCGGGGCCAAGGAGTTGAGCCAGGCAGCGTTTTCCGGCGCGACGGCTACGTTTGGGCGGTCAAGCAGATCCCGGGTCAATCTGCCGGCTCGCTTTTGTCATCCGTCCTCCCAGATGCCGTCAAATCGCTGAAGTTTGAAAAGACCATGCGCTGGGGGTTGGAAAAAGCCCGATTTGTCCGTCCGGTCCGGTGGATTTTGGCCCGATTGGGTGACGGGTTGGTTGATTTTGAACTGTTCGGCATCCAGTCCGGGCTTTCGTCCAGGGGTCACCGCTTCATGGGGGATGTGTGGTTTGAACCATCAGGTTGGGATAACCACATGGCGTTGCTTCGGTCGCACTTTGTGGAGCCCGACCCTGCCGAAAGACGGAAGAGGATTGTTTCTGAGGCAAAGAGCGTCGCCCGGGGAGAGCCGGATCTTCCGGAGGCGCTCGTGCAGGAAAATGTGCAGCTCACAGAATGGCCCACCGCCCACGAAGGGGTGTTTGCCGAAGAGTTCTTGGAGCTGCCGGAACCGGTCTTGGTGACCGCCATGGCCAAGCACGAACGGTTTTTCCCCGTCCGCGACCGGGGCAAGGTGACAAACCGGTTCGTCTCCATCCGGAACAACGGCAGCGAGTCCTCCGTCCGCGCCGGCAACGAGTGGGTTCTCAATGCCCGGTTCAACGATGCCCGGTTTTTCTACAACGAAGACAAAAAGCGCACGATGGACGACTTTTTGGCGATGACTGGACGGATGCTGTTCCAAGACGGTTTGGGAACCGTCCGCCAGCGGGCAGACCGGTTGGCCAAGCTCAACCAGCAGGTGGATTCACTGTTTGGCGGGGATGACTCCGACTCAGCCCGGTTGGCTGGCCTCTATGCCAAAGCCGACCTCAGCTGCGGCTTGGTCAGCGAGCTCAGTTCTCTGCAAGGTGTCGTCGGGGGCGAATATGCGGCGCGGGAAGGGTTTCCGGAGTTGGTGAGTTTGGCGATCGGTTCCCAATACCAGCTGCCCGATGAGTTCACGCCATCGACCCGCCCGGGTGTGTCGCTTTTGGTTTCCGACCAATTGGATAAATTGGCGGGGTTCCTTGGGTTAGGGATGGTCCCCAAGGGCAGTAGCGACCCGTTTGGCTTGCGGCGTGCCGCCAGCCTGGTGATCCAGGCGGTTAGGCTGAGTGGCCTGCTGGTGGATTTGGATCCCCTTCTATCGCTGTCGTTTGAAACCTATGCTTCGCAAGGGGTGCAGCTCGACGAACCGGCGGCCCGGGCCGCGCTGGCCGACCTGTTCGATGGCCGGTACCGCTCCCTGCTTGCCGATGTCCCCCACGATGTGCATGATGCGGCATCCGCCCCGGGTTCATGGGAACGGCTCCAAAGCCCCAACTCGTACTCAGCCAGAGTGGAGGCCCTGGCCGCCGCCAAGGGGGATCCGGATCTTGTCCAAACGTTCACCCGGCCGCTCAACATCCTCAATGCGGAGAGGGCCAAGGGGCCGATCGAACCAACTGCGTTGCCCCAGGACGCCTTGACCGGCGCCGGCCGCGACCTCCTTCAAGCGGTTGAAACGGGTGGAGACTTGCGTGGCCCGATCCACGCCTTTTTTGAAGCGACAATGGTCAACGACCCAGATCCCGCGATCCGTAGCCGCAACCTGAGCCTCCTTTTATTGGTGGAAGCTGAGCTCCTGAAAACCGGCGATTACACCAAATTGGTGATTAGCTGA
- a CDS encoding ketoacyl-ACP synthase III, translating into MTRAVVTGTGHGIPAKILTNFDLEKIVDTNDEWIFSRTGIRERRICAPDELCSDLAVAASKEALAAAGITGADLDMVIVATVSADFIFPSAACRVQNEIGATCGAFDIGAACAGFIYSLHLADGQIRSGLAKHILVVGVDTLTKYLDWTDRSTCVLFGDAAGAAVVSAAEGTDRGVIATVLFSDGAGGPHISMLSGKTKYPPFMQIEQVDSPYLYMNGNETYRFAVTALGDACFKVLEKAGMTAADVDLFVPHQANVRIIDSAAKRIGLDPDKVFLNIEKYGNTSAGSIPLALYEAERGGRLKPGDVVLTVGFGAGLVWGANLIRW; encoded by the coding sequence ATGACTAGAGCGGTGGTCACCGGAACCGGGCATGGGATCCCGGCGAAAATCCTCACCAACTTCGATTTGGAAAAAATCGTCGACACCAACGACGAATGGATCTTTTCGCGCACGGGGATCCGCGAACGCCGAATCTGTGCCCCGGACGAACTCTGTTCTGATTTGGCCGTGGCCGCTTCCAAAGAAGCCCTCGCCGCCGCGGGGATCACCGGGGCCGACCTGGACATGGTCATTGTCGCCACCGTGAGTGCCGACTTCATCTTCCCCAGTGCTGCCTGCCGGGTTCAAAACGAGATCGGGGCGACATGCGGGGCGTTCGACATCGGGGCGGCCTGCGCCGGCTTCATCTACAGCTTGCACCTCGCCGACGGCCAAATCCGGTCCGGCCTTGCCAAACACATCCTCGTCGTCGGCGTGGACACCCTAACCAAATACCTGGATTGGACCGATCGGTCGACCTGTGTCTTGTTCGGCGATGCGGCTGGGGCCGCCGTCGTCTCCGCCGCCGAAGGCACGGACCGCGGGGTCATTGCGACGGTTTTGTTCAGCGACGGCGCGGGAGGGCCGCACATCAGCATGTTGAGCGGCAAAACCAAATACCCGCCGTTCATGCAGATCGAACAGGTGGATTCCCCCTACCTCTACATGAACGGGAACGAAACATACCGGTTCGCCGTCACCGCGCTCGGCGACGCCTGTTTCAAAGTGTTGGAAAAGGCGGGGATGACGGCCGCCGATGTTGACCTATTCGTCCCCCACCAAGCCAACGTCCGCATCATCGACAGCGCGGCCAAACGTATCGGCCTCGACCCGGACAAGGTTTTTTTGAACATTGAAAAATACGGCAACACCTCGGCTGGCTCGATCCCGTTGGCCCTCTATGAGGCCGAACGAGGCGGCAGGCTCAAGCCCGGCGACGTAGTTCTCACCGTCGGCTTTGGCGCGGGATTGGTGTGGGGCGCAAACCTGATCCGCTGGTAA